Proteins from a genomic interval of Gossypium hirsutum isolate 1008001.06 chromosome A09, Gossypium_hirsutum_v2.1, whole genome shotgun sequence:
- the LOC121203192 gene encoding probable prolyl 4-hydroxylase 6, which yields MEYQYFLGFFLLLLINFTLVSAEINGSVLKMRGGTSSVQFDPTSVTQLSWRPRAFIYKGFLSSEESDHLIFRAKDKLEKSMVADDVSGQSIESEVRTSSGMFLEKALDEVVADIEARIAAWTFLPVENGEALQILHYQHGQKYEPHFDYFYDKVNLERGGHRIATVLMYLSDVESGGETVFPNSEGKLTQPKDDSWSHCAKTGYAVKPRKGDALLFFNLHPDTTTDPKSLHGSCPVIKGEKWSATKWIHVQSFDNMESQTEDCVDKNGNCLFWAKAGECEKNPAYMVGSEEFSGYCRKSCKFYQASSGIKSCRSIRSHYQRTIGYNEIIILSMACIGNLAILWYVSCYLAKL from the exons ATGGAGTACCAGTATTTTCTcggattctttcttcttcttttgatcAATTTTACTTTGGTTTCGGCTGAGATTAATGGATCGGTGCTTAAAATGAGAGGAGGAACTTCTTCTGTTCAATTTGATCCCACTTCTGTTACTCAACTCTCATGGCGCCCTAG gGCTTTTATTTACAAAGGATTTTTATCAAGTGAGGAAAGTGATCACCTTATTTTTCGG GCTAAGGATAAGTTAGAGAAGTCAATGGTGGCAGATGATGTATCAGGCCAGAGTATTGAAAGTGAAGTTCGAACCAGCTCCGGCATGTTTCTTGAGAAAGCTCTG GATGAAGTAGTTGCTGATATTGAAGCCAGGATTGCAGCATGGACCTTCCTTCCAGTAG AGAATGGGGAGGCACTACAAATACTGCACTATCAGCATGGTCAGAAATATGAACcacattttgattatttttatgacAAGGTTAACCTCGAGAGGGGTGGTCACCGTATTGCCACTGTACTTATGTATTTGTCTGACGTTGAGAGTGGTGGGGAAACTGTATTTCCAAATTCAGAG GGAAAACTTACTCAGCCCAAGGACGATAGCTGGTCACATTGTGCGAAAACGGGATATGCTG TGAAACCCAGAAAAGGCGATGCATTGCTGTTCTTCAATCTTCATCCTGATACAACTACTGATCCCAAGAGTTTACATGGAAGTTGCCCGGTGATAAAGGGCGAGAAATGGTCCGCCACAAAGTGGATCCATGTCCAGTCCTTTGATAACATGGAGAGCCAGACCGAAGACTGTGTTGATAAGAATGGGAACTGTCTTTTCTGGGCTAAGGCTGGCGAGTGCGAAAAGAACCCGGCTTACATGGTAGGTTCCGAGGAGTTTTCGGGATACTGTAGGAAGAGTTGCAAG ttctaccaagctagctcggggatcaaaagCTGTCgaagtattcgatcacactatcaaaggaCTATTGggtataatgaaattattattttgagtatggcatgtataggaaacttggcCATTTTGtggtatgtgtcatgctatttggccaaattatga